A segment of the Bacillota bacterium genome:
TACGTTTCTTGTTTCTATGCTTGCAGGATGCGGCCCAAAAGCTTCTGACGCTATGAATGAGCCTTCTCAGCCAATAGAACAGAAGGTAATCTATGCGCTTAGCGGAGAACCAGAGACATTAGATCCGACATTGAATATCTATTCTCGCTCATCAAAGGTGTTGCAAAACTTGTTTAGGGGCCTTTATAAGCTTGACCAGAACGGTAATACCGTGCCGGCAATTGCTGAAGGATATGAAATAGACGCAACCAATACGATTTATACATTTAAAATAAGGGAAAATGCAAAGTGGTCGGACGGTAAGCCGGTAACAGCACAGGATTTTGAATATGCATGGAAGAGGGTATTAGATCCTAAAACTGCTTCAGGAGCATCATTCTACTTGTATTATATTAAAAACGGTAAAGCATATAATGAAGAAAAGGCTAACCCGGAAGATGTGGGGATCAAAGTGATTGATGATAGGACGTTGGAGGTTACTCTGGAAAATCCGACTCCGTATTTCTTGGATTTGTTATGTGTTACAGCATACTTTCCAGTAAGAAAAGACATAGTGGAAGGTAATGAATTCTGGACAAAATCGGCGAGCACTTATGTGTGCAATGGCCCATTTATGCTTGCTGAAATTAAAGAAAAAGAAAAGTATATACTGAAGAAGAATCCTTATTATGTGGATGCTGACGAAGTAAAGCTTGAGACGCTAGAATTACTGTTCTTGGAATCATCGGAGTCCGAACTTGCCGCATATGTAAACGATGAAATACACATATCGGATAATCTGAGCCCTGAGGCAGAGGCTCAGTTTAGAAGTTCACCGGAATTGTTCCTAGAGCCGACAATAGGCATGCTGTATTTTGATATCAATTGTGTAAAAAAACCGTTTGATGACATAAGGGTAAGAAAGGCGCTAAGTTTATCTATCAACCGTGAACAAATTGTTAAAAACATAATACAATCCGTCGATGTTCCTGCATTTGGATTTGTACCTTTCGGAATACCTCATGGCGTTCAAACAGATAAAGAGTACAGGGATGTGGTCGGCAATATATTTACAGAAAATATAGATGAGGCTAAAAAGCTGCTTGCCGATGCCGGATACCCCGATGGTAAAGGAATGCCTAAAATAATGATTACCGTAAGGACGAGTCAGGAAACCAAGGATATAGCACAAGCGCTTCAAGGCATGTGGAAGCAAAACCTCGGCATAGACTCGGAAATCCAAACCTTTGAGTCGAAGGTATATTGGACTGAGTTAAGCAACGGCAATTTTGATGTGGCTTATGACGGCTGGACGGGAGATTATCCGGACCCGATGACAAATTTGGATATTTTCGAGACAGTCTTTAACGAAGAAACGAATAGATGGAGCAATTCTGAATATGAACGGCTTTTGCAGGAAAACCGTGAGACAGCGGATCAGGCAAAACGTATGGAGAAT
Coding sequences within it:
- a CDS encoding peptide ABC transporter substrate-binding protein, whose protein sequence is MKKLVVLLLIITFLVSMLAGCGPKASDAMNEPSQPIEQKVIYALSGEPETLDPTLNIYSRSSKVLQNLFRGLYKLDQNGNTVPAIAEGYEIDATNTIYTFKIRENAKWSDGKPVTAQDFEYAWKRVLDPKTASGASFYLYYIKNGKAYNEEKANPEDVGIKVIDDRTLEVTLENPTPYFLDLLCVTAYFPVRKDIVEGNEFWTKSASTYVCNGPFMLAEIKEKEKYILKKNPYYVDADEVKLETLELLFLESSESELAAYVNDEIHISDNLSPEAEAQFRSSPELFLEPTIGMLYFDINCVKKPFDDIRVRKALSLSINREQIVKNIIQSVDVPAFGFVPFGIPHGVQTDKEYRDVVGNIFTENIDEAKKLLADAGYPDGKGMPKIMITVRTSQETKDIAQALQGMWKQNLGIDSEIQTFESKVYWTELSNGNFDVAYDGWTGDYPDPMTNLDIFETVFNEETNRWSNSEYERLLQENRETADQAKRMENFAKAERILADEMPIIPLYYFNDTYLCKPNVKGVIKNYIGHIILEYAYVE